A window of Pararhodobacter sp. genomic DNA:
CGAATCCCGCCCCATGCCGACCACACGCCCCGTCACCTTGGTCAATATCGGTCGTTTTGCGGAACAAAAGGGCCAGTTGTTGCTGATCGAGGCGATGGCCGAGGTTGCGCGCCGTGGTGTGGATATCAAGCTGGTCCTGATCGGCGACGGCGAGTTGCGCCCTGCGATGGAGCGCGCGATTTCTCATGCGGGTCTGGGCCGTCAGATCGAACTGACCGGCTGGCTGGATGAAGACGCCGTGCGCCGCGAGATTGCCGCTGCACACGCGCTGGTCTTGCCGTCCTTTGCCGAGGGGTTGCCGATGGTGATCATGGAGGCGATGGCCTCGGCCCGCCCGGTGATCGCCACCTGGATCGCCGGCGTGCCGGAGCTGATGCAAGACGGCAAAACCGGGTGGCTGGTGCCCGCGGGCGACGTGCCCTCATTGGTCGATGCGATGATCGCGCTTGCGACCGCGCCCGAGGACAAGCTGCGCCGCATGGGCACCACCGGCCGCGCCCGCGTCTTGCTGCGCCACAATGTCGATGTCGAGGCCGCGAAACTGGCCGGGCATTTCGCTCAACGGCCGCGCACCCAGCCGGATTGACCGCCCCATCCGGCGCGCACCGCCACCGTCACGGCGGCATAGGTCACAAAGGCTACCGGATCGCGCAACAACCGCCCCAGCAGCCAGCGTTTGCCGGGGCGCGCCTTGCCCTCATGCGCCATCAGATCGGGGTGTAACGCGGTCATCTGCACCACACCCTGATCCTGACGCCGCCGCACCCGCACCAATTGGCGAAACCCCTCGACCATTGGCCAACGATAGGTTCCCGGCACCTTGATGCGTTCTTCCGGCGTGAATTGCACCCGCACAAACGTATCGTCCGAGATGATCGCCGGAAACTGCCCCCAACGCGCGCGCCCCGCCGCATTGACGGCATAGAGCCCGAACCCCGGCACGCCCTGCGCCACAAACGGCAGCCTCACCCAAAACCTTGCATAAGCGCGGGTGATCCAGGAGCGCGCGGTGACAATCGGCGTGCCAGAGGCATAGCGCGCCTCCGTCACCGCCAAGGCCCGCGCCACCTCGGCCAGAACCGTCGGCGACACCAGCACATCGGCATCCAGATAGACTCGGGCGGCATGAACCGCCGCCGCATCGCCCGCATCCATCGCGCCATGCTTGCCCAATGCGGGCAGGTCGAGCACATCCAACCGCCAGCCGTTGTGCGCAAACCTGTCGGCAAAGGCCAACGCCCGCGGCACCGTCTCATCCGTGCAGCCATTCGCCGCGACGATCACCTGCGCGCCCTGCGGCCCGGTCGCGGCCAGCACCGCCGCCAGACAAGCGCCGATATAGGCCGCCTCGTTGCAGGCGGGGACAATGATCGACAGGCTCATCGCGCGGTGGCCTCCATCAGCGCATCCCAGCGTGGGTTCTGATCGTCCAGATGCCGCAGCGCCCCCCAAGACCCCCAGACCGACGGCTTGCCGACATCCATATAGGCCATGAACGGCGCCGGGGTCAGCGTATGCCACCCGGTGATCAACGCGCGATACAGATCGCCCATCTGCGGCGCATAATTCAGCGCGGTGAAGAAATCGACCAGCACCTGATCGCCGTGGTTCTCGGGCCGCACCACCACATGCGTGCCGCCCTCATACATCACCAGCGCCAGATCATAGGATCGCGCAACGGCGGCATGATGGGTCAGGGTGCGGTCGATCAAATCGCGGACCGAGTTCTCGGCATTGCCCGTCACGCTGCCATCAAGCAAGTCGCGCGCCGCCAGATCAATCGCCGCATCAAACCGATGTTCGACCAGATACGCATCGCGCGCCGCACCGGTCAGGCCCTGTTCATCGGCCTGCGCCTCGGCGGCTGCCAGACTGGTCGCCAGCCACTCTTGCAGCACCTCCTGTTTGCCCTCGGAATGCAACTCGCCCGAGAAATACCCGGTTACCGCCAAAACATCGAACACCTCATGCGGCGGGCGGTTCGCGGGATCCTCGGCCACATAATCCGGCGCTTCCAGCATATCCGCTTCCAGCCCCAGCCAGCCGGTGAACAGACCCAGCACCCGCACCCGGCGTTCAGGCTCGTCCTCGTAAACCGTGTCGATCACCCGCATGACCTCGGCGGCGCGCACGGCGGCGTATTGCACCCAGCCCCATTCGCGATCCCAACGACCCCGCGCGGCTTGCTCGGCCCAATCGGCCTGTGCAAAGGTCCAGTTCCAGATCTCGTTCGAGAACTCGAACCACGCGCGCAGCTCGGGGTTCAGGGCGTCATGCACCATCAAGGCGTGCTGGAACACATAGTCGTCATCGGCCAGATGGGGCAGGGTGAACCACGGCTCGGCCCCGGTTTCATTGGCCAGCCGGATCAGGATTTCCAACGGAACCCCGCGCCGCGCCCAGGAATAATCCGCGACCCGCGCGCGCTGATCCCAATGGCTGACCTCGGAATTGTTGGTCAGGGTCCAATCCATGAAGCGCAATTGTTCCACGTCAGCGATCCGCGCCAGCCAGTCAGGGTTGAACACTTCGCCCGCGACAAACCGGTTCAGGTGGCGTTCATGCACGATCGACAGATTGCGCACCGAGCCGCGGTTGAACTCGATGATCACCGCGCCATTGCCCGGCTCGAATTGAAACGTGGCGCTGTTGTCGCCAAACCGCACATTGCGCGCCGCCCCGGTAAAGCCCAGATAGGCAGACCCCTCCCAGCGCGCGTGCCAGACCCCCGCAGTCGAGGTCATCCCGGCCGGCAGATCCACAAGCACCGAGGTCGAAACCCGGCGCGCATTGCGGGGCACGCCGGTTGGCCAGCCGTTTTCATCCAGAGCGCCCAGATCCTCCAGCGCCGCCTCATCCAGCCCGCCCCATTGGTTCGGCAAATGCCCGATCCAGCGCGTCGCCGTGTGCATCACGTCGATGAACGGCAATTCGGTGGACCAGCCGACAACTTCGGCCAGGTTCAATCCCAGCGCGCGGCGCCCCTCACGCGGGGCCACGTCGATTTGTGCGCTGGCCAAGGAGGGCAGCAGCAGCGCCAGGATCAACAGGACAAGTCTCATTCCAATGCCTCCGGGGCCAACCCAGTGTTGGGCGTTGCGCGGACAACCGCATCCACGATCCGCTGCATCATCGCGGCGGCAAAGGGGTCAATCGGGTCGGCTTGCGTCCCATCCGCCCGGTGTAGCGCAAAGGGCAGCCCAACCACAGAGCGATGATAGAGTGTCGCAAAATGGACCAGCGCAATCAGATAATTGCCCTGATCATTCAGATGGATCGTATCAAGCGTGCCGTCGGGGTTGATGCGAAACAGATCCTCGGGCCGGGTCAGGCCGGGCGCTGTCTCGCCGTTCTGCATCCTCCGCGTGAGTTCTGCCAGAACCTGCGTTGACGGGATGATATGCAGCGGGCCCAGCGCAGGGTTCGCCCAAACACTGGCCAGCAACTGTCGCTCCCACAGTTCGGCCGGGTCGTTTTCAAGCCGGGCCAGCCAACCATCAGGGTGCTCCAGATCATGCCAGGTCTTGTACAGATACACCCGC
This region includes:
- a CDS encoding glycosyltransferase, which gives rise to MSLSIIVPACNEAAYIGACLAAVLAATGPQGAQVIVAANGCTDETVPRALAFADRFAHNGWRLDVLDLPALGKHGAMDAGDAAAVHAARVYLDADVLVSPTVLAEVARALAVTEARYASGTPIVTARSWITRAYARFWVRLPFVAQGVPGFGLYAVNAAGRARWGQFPAIISDDTFVRVQFTPEERIKVPGTYRWPMVEGFRQLVRVRRRQDQGVVQMTALHPDLMAHEGKARPGKRWLLGRLLRDPVAFVTYAAVTVAVRAGWGGQSGWVRGR